The Deltaproteobacteria bacterium genomic interval CCCGAATCTTTTTTTGCTCCCGAATGAATTCTTGCGTCTCTTCGGTTTGGATTTTCCTTTGATCGTATAATTTCATCAAAGTTTCCATGGGACTGTCCATGGGAATTTTGCCCATATGCAGGATGATGGCCTTAACTTCCAATTCCTCTGCCCACTCCAGCGTACGCAAGGTATATTTTATCGCCAGATCTCGCTCTTCCTTATCGACTGCCGATAAGGAAAAAACATCGCCACTGGCTTTTTCTTTGGGAACCTCCTCGGGAACCGGGAAAAAATTATGCAAACTGATTACTACGATCCGTCTCTCGCGGCAAAGAGGCAAAATCTCTTGCAACATGGGCGAAGTGATCCGGTATTCCAATTCTACCGCTTCCACCCCTAAGTCCAGGACAGCGTTCATAACATCAATCCCGCTGTTGGAAGCTTCCGATCGTAAAGAAGTTGATACCCCTAACATGTTTTTCCTCTTTTATCCTTGACCAATTCATCCAGCCAGAACAGGTTCAGCTCAGCCAGTTTCCCC includes:
- a CDS encoding TIM barrel protein — its product is MLGVSTSLRSEASNSGIDVMNAVLDLGVEAVELEYRITSPMLQEILPLCRERRIVVISLHNFFPVPEEVPKEKASGDVFSLSAVDKEERDLAIKYTLRTLEWAEELEVKAIILHMGKIPMDSPMETLMKLYDQRKIQTEETQEFIREQKKIRARKGQPHLEAAMHSLDRLAREAEKRGVLLGVENRYNIHDIPNLEEFKVVFKEFTGSPLRYWHDIGHATTQQNLGIENQEELLENFGGLLVGVHFHGCKGYHDHEAPGSGEEDYALIKKFLKPDTIRVVETHHRATREELLRGLEFLKEQGIT